A genome region from Maylandia zebra isolate NMK-2024a linkage group LG6, Mzebra_GT3a, whole genome shotgun sequence includes the following:
- the LOC101466310 gene encoding retinol dehydrogenase 8 gives MERHGQKVVLITGCSSGIGLRIAVMLAEDEKQRYHVIATMRDLKRKDNLVKAAGDLYGKTVFVAELDVCSDKSVKQCVDSIKDRHIDILISNAGIGLVGPVESIPMDEMNNVFETNFYGFVRLIKEVMPDMKNRRAGRIIVISSVMGLQGVAFNEVYAASKFALEGFCEGLAAQLLSFNVILSMLEPGPVHTEFELKMIQGMKEKEWPGVDPDTVNYFRNFYLPGAVDIFEILGQTPDHIAKRTMSMIEASNPYFHNLTNPLYSPILALKYGDETGHLSLQALYCMLFTLRPLMNVGMPVLKCLTFGFVRKWRISPN, from the exons ATGGAGAGACATGGGCAGAAAGTGGTGCTGATCACAGGCTGTTCCTCCGGCATCGGCCTGAGGATTGCCGTAATGCTGGCCGAGGATGAAAAGCAGCGCTATCACG TAATAGCTACGATGCGTGACCTGAAACGTAAAGATAATCTGGTGAAAGCTGCTGGGGATTTGTACggcaaaactgtttttgtggctGAACTGGACGTCTGCAGTGACAAGTCGGTGAAACAGTGTGTCGACAGCATCAAAGATCGACACATAGACATCCTCA TAAGTAATGCAGGCATCGGCCTGGTGGGTCCAGTGGAGAGCATCCCTATGGACGAGATGAACAACGTCTTTGAGACCAACTTCTATGGATTCGTTCGTCTGATCAAGGAGGTGATGCCTGACATGAAGAATAGGAGAGCGGGACGCATCATAGTGATCAGCAGTGTGATGGGACTCCAAG GGGTGGCGTTTAACGAGGTATACGCAGCTTCCAAGTTTGCTCTTGAGGGCTTCTGCGAGGGTCTGGCTGCGCAGCTTTTGAGTTTTAATGTCAT ATTATCAATGCTGGAGCCAGGCCCCGTGCACACAGAATTTGAGTTAAAGATGATTCAGGGCATGAAAGAGAAGGAGTGGCCTGGTGTTGATCCCGACACAGTGAATTACTTCAGGAATTTCTATCTCCCTGGTGCTGTGGATATATTTGAGATACTGGGACAAACACCTGATCACATTGCCAAA CGTACAATGAGCATGATCGAAGCCAGCAATCCATATTTCCACAATCTGACCAACCCGCTGTACTCACCCATTTTAGCGCTGAAATATGGCGATGAAACTGGACACCTGTCTCTCCAGGCCTTGTACTGCATGCTCTTTACCCTGCGTCCTTTGATGAACGTCGGCATGCCCGTCCTGAAGTGCCTCACCTTTGGGTTCGTGAGGAAATGGAGAATTTCACCAAACTAG